The following nucleotide sequence is from Paenibacillus andongensis.
GCCCGGCAAAACTTTGGTGACGGTTCGTTATGACGGCGGCGTAACGTTGATGAATATCGCGACCAAACAGGTTTATCTCAAACCGCCTGTCATACCTGGACTGCCTGGGGTTGTGAACCGACTCCAGAGCGTCACGAAAACACAGCTGATCACGACTGGTTCGCAGGCTCGATCATCGCTTGTCAATCTGACGGATAACACCGCCAAGCCCTTCAGCATCGGTCAAGCTGATAGTGTATACCCTGTTGGAAACAAAGTATATATGGGGGTTTACCCGGAAGGCGCTCTGTATGAATACGACTTGGCGGCCCAACCGAGCGATTCAAACCCGAAACGTTTAGCTGTGTTAGGGGATGATCAGGAGCGGCTTGTAAATATCACAGGCGGCCAAGGCAAACTGTTTATTTCCACGATATCCGGTTATGGGACGCTAGGCGGATCATTAACTGTGTATGATCCGGCTACGGGGGAAACGAAAGTGCACCGGAACGTTGTCCAGAATCAAAGCGTGCTCAGCTCAGCTTACCTGAACGGCAAAATATTCGGATCCACCACGATCAGAAATGGCCTTGGCTCGGAACCGACGGAAGAGGAAGCGAAAATCTTCGTTTGGGATGTCGACAAGGAGCAAAAAATCGCTGAATTCCCACTTCGGGTTCCCGGCTTGACGAAACCGATCTTCATCGGCGATCTGTCTGTCGGACCGGATGGCTTGATCTGGGGCGCCTCATACGAATATATTTTTGCCATAGATCCGAATACGTACACCGTTGTAAAAAGCAAGAAAATCTATCCGAGTCTGAGCTTCAGCCAATGGGCTCATCATCCGCTTCGCTGGTCGGAGGACGGACTGCTCTACGTCCTTTTTAATAACAAACTGACTGTTATCGATCCGCAAACATTAGAGTTCCGCACGTTGGCGGACACTTCAAGATTTGATCTGGGAATGGATGGGAACTTATACTTAACTGATCAGGCAACTAATACAATTTTATACCGAATGAAAGTAGATGGGGAAATCGTGGAGGAGCCACCGGGCATCCCCGTTCCTGTCCGTAATGCCGGATTGGAAGATAATGTGAATAACGGCGTCATTCCCGGCTGGACTTCTTTGTTCGCGACAGGAACCGATTATCGGTTTGAAATCAGCGGCGAGCGCAGCTTCTCCGGCTCCAAAAGCCTGAAAGTTACGGATAAATTGCGAACAGCTTCCGTTGCCGTACAAAGCGATAAGATTCCGGTCAAACCTGGTGAAGAATACCAAGCGGGCGTCAATCTGTATATTGAATCAGGTCAACCGGGATTCATGTTCCGCTTCTTTGACAAGAACAACGCGACGATCTCCACACTTGAAATCCATCTGGACGAATCCAGATTGGCCCAATGGCAGAAGGTGACACTCAAGGGAAAGGCGCCGGCCAATGCAGCCTACGCTAGTCTAATCGCTGTGACGAGCCGATATAATATTTCATCCGCATATTATGATGATTTTTTTATTAGCGTCAAAGATTCCGTCCCGCCGATCTCAGTCGCAAGCATTAGCCCGTCTCCGAACGAGAGCGGTTGGATTAACAAGGATGCTGCTGTAACGATTGAAGCAAACCGTGCCTACGCCATCACCTATTCCGCAACGGGGGCGCAGCCGATTAATCAAACGACCGTAAAGGGAGCATCACTTCAATTTCCGATTTCTGCGGAAGGGGTTACGAGTGTGACGTATGCCGCCACGAATTTCTCGGGTATCAAGGAGATTCCTCGAACGATGGACATCCGGATCGATAAAACGGCGCCGGTTATTGAATTCTCGGGCGAACGTTCGTATACTGTACAGCAAGCGGTCTATATCGGTTGCACAGCTGCAGACACATTATCCGGACTGGTTACGAATTCGTGTTCATCTTCACTCGTTGGGCAACCTGCCTATACGTTTGAACCTGGAAGCCACGATATTTCGGTGTCAGCGACAGATTTAGCAGGAAACACCACTAACGCGACATTTACGTTCCAAGTTTCCGTGACCTATGACGGGATGTGTGAACTCATTCGTCAGTTTATGGCGGACGATCAGGGGATTGCAAATGGTCTTTGCAGCAAGCTTTTGAATGCGCAGGAAGCGGAGAAGCGAGGAAATCTAAAGGCCAAGGAAGGCATGCTCCACGCTTTCCTTAATGAAGTGGACGCCCAAAGCGGCAAAAAAATGACGCTAGAACAAGCGCGAATTCTTAAAAAGTTGGCAGGTTATTTGTAACTATTGGAGGAGAACAATGGATATAACCGTGATGACGTTTAACCTGCGGGTTCATGTCAAGCAGGATGGCGACAATGCATGGCCGAACCGGATCACTGAAGCGGCTGAGGCGATCAAAAAAGCAGGGGCAGCGATTGTTTGTACGCAGGAGGGAACGCACGCAATGCTGCTGGATCTGCAGGCGCTTCTTCCCGATTATGCCTGGCTAGGCGATGGCCGTCAGGGTGGGCATGAAGATGAGCACTGCGCCATCTTCTATCATCGTGGGCTGCTGAACCCAGTCGAGTGCGGGAACTTCGGTCTATCCGAATTTCCTGAACAGCTCGGGTACATGAGCTGGAACGCCGGCTGTCCGCGAATATGCACCTGGGCACGGCTGAAGCAGCAAGACGGACAGGAGTTGTTCGTGTTCAATACTCACTTGGATCATATGAGTGAGGAAGCTAGAACGAACGGCATCCAACTCATTGTAGAACGAATCCGCACCATGAACGGCCGAGACGGGATTCCGGCAATGTTGACGGGTGATTTTAACTGCGGCCCGAGCAGCGAAGTAATCGGAATTCTGACACAAGCGGGGCTTTGTGACGCATTTGGCGAGGACAAAGATGTAGGCCGTACCTGGCATGACTTTAACGGCGGCGATACGGGAGAGCCGATAGATTACATTTTCGTGACGCCTGAAATTGAAGTGAATGCAATTAACGTAGACCGAAGCCTGTATAACGGTCGCTATCCGTCAGACCATTATCCAGTCGTGGCGAGTTTGCGGTTGTAGCTTGCAAAAGTTGTGACAGTATTGGTCAAACCATTTGTAGTAATGAAGGATTTGTGTTTATACATTATCAAGGAGCTGCCGCGGCGGCTCTTTTTTTGACCACATAAGACCGCGCTTAGCCAAGCTAGGCACAACTAATATCAAAGAGGCGGCGAAATACATAGGAAGATACTCGGCAAGACCTGCCAGTGCGGAATATTGAATTGTGAGTAACTGCTCAACCGTCCATTTCGTGTCGATTCCCGTATAGCCGCTCCTTCTGCCAAGTAGCCAAATATGTAATGTTCACCAACCTGTGAACCTATTCTTGATTATCTACCTGCCCACGCATCAACTTTTTACTATACCCTCATGCAATAGCGGAGCACGTCAATATCATGGCCTCTCTTAGGCAAGCCGTACTCCTAGTTCCTCTATCTATATCCCAAATTCGACACGCACCTGGCATCAACAGATGTTTGCGGAACGTAGAAGCCTTATTTTGCTCAAAACTGCGTATATCACGGTTTTGCGGAACGAGGAGCCTCTATTTCCCACTTTTGGGGTGTAAAAGCAGGTAAAACACCAAAATAGCGCACCCTCGTTCCGCTTGCCAGCCCTACATCGGCATAATCAACGAAATAGCGCCCTCTTGTTCCCCGTGAACCTCAAATTAGCAGCTTTTATGTTAGAAATCACTCCACAGAGTATAGATTCGGTCAGCTGTTTATCAGTAACTGACCAGATTTCTATCTACTTGCCATCGCACCAAGCTTTTTATTATAGCCTCCAAAAAGTGGAGTAAAAGGTGTAAATAAGATTACAAATCTGTCCGAAGATCAGATCAAGCAACTCGATTTGGGGAAACTGCGACTCCCGTAATTTCAACCATATTATGGTAAAATAATAGGGAGAATTTCATTAGAAGAGGAGAGGTTTGAATTGATATTTTCAAAAAATAATTTTTATGGGATATATGCGGTCATATTAGCGATAGTATCGATGTTCACACAAGAAATAATCACGTTTATTATGCTTGGATTCGTTTTCATGGCCTTGTTGAATATTAATACTACGCTGCAAAAGATTCTTGAAAAATTAACTAAAAACTAAGGAGATCTTAACAGCTGAGCGTTCTGATTTGTCTAAGGCAATTGACCTATTTGACGCGCTCGTCCGTGAAACGGCAGAGATTGCTTCGTAAAGTTAACTTCGCTTTCACTGCGGCCCCCTAATTTTGATGTAGAAAATGCATGATTACTCGCCAGACGAGTCGCTCCAGGTTTCCCAAAATAACGCATCGACGTTCCGCGTAACCGCTTATTGGAGGTCTAGTAATTACTTAAAGAATTTATAGTCCAAGTATAGAATCGGCATATTTATCCAAACTATGGTTGATGGAGGTGATCAATTTGAAAGACAGGACCCAAGCCAACCATAACGAGCCGACAATTGCACCGGGTATGAACACGCATGATCCCCTTGAGAAAAAAGCAACGGAAGAAGATATCGAAAAGGGCGACGCGACTTCAGTGACTCGATTATATTTGGATCGTACACCTGAAGACTAATAACTATCGGAACTTCGCCTAAAGAACATAAATCTCTTTGGGGGTATAGATTTGACAATTAGTACTAAGCTTAAGACCGAATAAGTTAAATTTCATTCTCCCATTGGCCGAAATGGCTAACGGGATTTTGTTATATCAAAGATAAAAGACAAACAAGCGGAAAGGTGGACTACTACATGATTAGCATCCTATCTCTAAGAAATGGACGAATATGCTGACGAACCCGAACATACCATTTTCCCGCAACTGGCTTTTGCACTTGATGATCGTCGTGTTTGCTGTGTATTGGGGATTCACGGCCATCTCACCGACTGATCGGATTCAATGGATCATGGAGAGCATACTCCCTGTTATCGTCGTGTTTGTTCTCGCTTTCACTTATAAAGTATTCCGGTTCTCTAATACTTCCTATTTACTCATGTTTATTTTTCTTTGCTTACATACCTACGGGGCTCATTATACGTACCAGGGCACACCTTTCGACATGTGGCTGAAAGCTTCGTATCATACCCAGAGAAGCTATTACGATCGAGTCGTTCATTTCGCATTCGGTTTGTTCTGGGGGTATCCATTCCGTGAATTGCTAACCCGGGCCGCCGCACAGCGTGGTTTTTGGTCTTATGCCATTCCCGCGGCAGTCGTTTTCAGTTGCAGTGCCTGCTTCGAAATCATAGAGATGGTGGCTGCATTTGTAGCTGGTCAAAAGGGAGAAGCATATGTCGGGCTGCAAGGTGATTGCTTTGATACTCAAAAAGATATGGGACTTGGATTAATTGGAGCGATTATTTCAATGGGCATGCTTGCTTGGTTTCATCATAGACATCGTACTGATGATGATAAACCGTTAAAAAGGCATTGAAAATCAGCTCAAATAATCACATTGACGCGCCATGCTTCCCAACTTATGATGGGGATAACCATAATCTGAATGAAAGGAGAGACCTCACGATGATAGCTTTCGCACGACCTCCCTGCTAAGACGTAACCGCTAGTCCATCGCGAGCGCCCCCTGATTTGATTGAGCTCAATAAGCCAATCAGATTTAGGAGAGGAGCTCCTTCATGGACTACACAGCCAATCTTACCAAACTATTTGCGCTCCGCTTCTTTTCCAGCCTTATCCCAGCCTACGTTATCGAGAGGCTATTCTGGGAGGAGCGGGGTATGACCATTCAGATGGTCGTGTTTACCGAAATTATTTACGCCCTGACCATCGTCCTTCTGGAGATTCCGACCGGCATTATGGCCGACAAGTGGGGCCGAAAAAGAATGCTAGTACTAAGCGCTATGCTAAGGTGCAGTGAGTTTCTGATTCTACTTTATGCGACGGAATTCTGGCACTTTGCCTTGGTTGTTTTCTTGGCGGGCGTAAGTAGATCGGCCAGCAGCGGCTCAGAAAATGCCTTGCTTTACGATTCCTTAAAGCTGCAAGGGAAGGCTTCTACGTTCGAAAAACAACTGGGCAGATTGAATGCCTGCGACTTCGCATCCGCCATACTCGCCGCCCTGTGCGGAAGCTTGCTTGCAAGTAAATTCAGCCTCGAGCTGAACTACTGGATATCGCTCGGGAGCACACTAATCGCCTTTGCGCTCTCATTGTTATTGATCGAGCCTGCTGCTGGTTCAGAAGATAGTTCTGTCGAGGAAGCAATTCCTTTCAAGACATATATGGCTATGTCCCTGCGGTTTTTTCGAACAAACCCTAGTGTCTCTATAGTGTTGCTTTCAGCCATGGTGACAGGCGCTGCGCTGGGCTATATTTATGAGTTCTGGCAGTTATACGTAAGCAGACTGGGCATTCCGGTTATATATTTCGGCGTATTATCAGCCGCGATCATGCTGCTGCAGCTTCCTGGCAATCTGATGGCACACGTGCTGATTCGTTGGTTCAGCTATAAAGCGCTGATTTTCATGATTATGGCTGTATTCGCCGTCGGCTTTACTTATGTTGCCATTAGCAAGGATTTCATCGGCCTAACAGCGATGCTTTTCATTTGCTTGTTCTCTGGGGTGATGGAGCCAATCGCCTCTGGCTACTTGCATCACCGAACTAATTCCTCTATGCGGGCAACGATCGATTCTTTCCAATCGTTAGGGGAGAATCTTGTGCATACTCTCGCAGGTCTTGGTTTCGGCTACTTCGCCTCAAAATATGACGTATTCGGCGGCTATGGTTTTATTGCGCTATTGTGTTATGCTTTTCTTGTTTGGTTCATTGGAGCATCCCGTAAAATCGAATAATTAACACCATGAAGCAAGAGACGGCGGCCCTTATTGGCTGTCGTCTTTTTCTGTTTTATAAGCTTGGACGATGTAGTTTATTGACGGGACGAAGTTGTCGCGGTAAAGTACAATTAATTGCATGTTAAGGGGGAAGGGTGACCATATGACGAATAGTGGGAAATTCGCATGGACATGGACCATTCGTGAAGAAGATTTAGAGGAATACGTGACTATGCATCTGGCTCCATGGCCGGAAATTATGGAAGAGCACACGAAAGCCGGGATTAGGGATTACTCGATCTTTCAAAATGGCGCACAATTTTTTTATTGCTTCTTGTGTGATGATGTGGAAGCTGCTTTCGTGTATTTAGCAGAAAGCGAAGTTTGTAATCGATGGAATGCGATTACTTCGAAGATGGTCGTTGGTTCCTTCGACTTCCGTGAAGCAGTGCCAATTCAACCGATGCGTGAAGTGTTTTATTTGAAATAGATAGAAGAAGAGCCTTAGGAAGCAGCTGCTTCCTAAGGCTCTTCTTCTATCTATCAAAGTATCTCTGATCCCGATGTTGCCGGAATCGTAATTTCCACTTCCGTACCCTCGCCGGGAACGCTTCGATACGTTAAATTCGCAGGCTCGCCGAAATAGTGGCGAATGCGTTCGATAACGTTTTTGACGCCGTATCCGCTGCCGCTAATTTTGCTGCGGCTCGTGCCCGTCATAATGTCCTCGACCTGGGTGGCGCGCATGCCGACTCCGTCGTCTTTGACAATAAGGTGAATGTTATCATTTACCCTTGCGCCGCTAATCGTAATCGTACCTTCACGGTGAGTACGGCCAAGAATACCGTGAAGGATCGCATTTTCTACGATGGGCTGCAGCGTAATCTTCGGAATCGCGCAA
It contains:
- a CDS encoding PQQ-binding-like beta-propeller repeat protein; its protein translation is MLNRKYRVFVLMMIILITLTSWSGLSASAEGSRLSQKTYGTPEELLIPNNYTVAVFNGTVGREDGHYVLYATSKGKPGHLNVIDLEDYKLLRSMPIGPSESSWAHTVAPDGTLYLAADGGGARLWSYSPVTHTPTQVAQFDGQSVPNSITTDEQGRVYVGTYPGGKVYQYDPASKLTKDYGRVIGALDQEYVRSIAYQGGNVYAGTAHKQIVKVNLATGAKTNIAASLNVKNDTVYDLDTIDDRYLFARYTDGSGVPGEAYIYDTQTEAWLDVQLENVTGLHATDSLDGKLYYMSDKKLKTFDLATHEVALTGMEYGSGLRGADWVEIPNNPELPGKTLVTVRYDGGVTLMNIATKQVYLKPPVIPGLPGVVNRLQSVTKTQLITTGSQARSSLVNLTDNTAKPFSIGQADSVYPVGNKVYMGVYPEGALYEYDLAAQPSDSNPKRLAVLGDDQERLVNITGGQGKLFISTISGYGTLGGSLTVYDPATGETKVHRNVVQNQSVLSSAYLNGKIFGSTTIRNGLGSEPTEEEAKIFVWDVDKEQKIAEFPLRVPGLTKPIFIGDLSVGPDGLIWGASYEYIFAIDPNTYTVVKSKKIYPSLSFSQWAHHPLRWSEDGLLYVLFNNKLTVIDPQTLEFRTLADTSRFDLGMDGNLYLTDQATNTILYRMKVDGEIVEEPPGIPVPVRNAGLEDNVNNGVIPGWTSLFATGTDYRFEISGERSFSGSKSLKVTDKLRTASVAVQSDKIPVKPGEEYQAGVNLYIESGQPGFMFRFFDKNNATISTLEIHLDESRLAQWQKVTLKGKAPANAAYASLIAVTSRYNISSAYYDDFFISVKDSVPPISVASISPSPNESGWINKDAAVTIEANRAYAITYSATGAQPINQTTVKGASLQFPISAEGVTSVTYAATNFSGIKEIPRTMDIRIDKTAPVIEFSGERSYTVQQAVYIGCTAADTLSGLVTNSCSSSLVGQPAYTFEPGSHDISVSATDLAGNTTNATFTFQVSVTYDGMCELIRQFMADDQGIANGLCSKLLNAQEAEKRGNLKAKEGMLHAFLNEVDAQSGKKMTLEQARILKKLAGYL
- a CDS encoding L-rhamnose mutarotase codes for the protein MTNSGKFAWTWTIREEDLEEYVTMHLAPWPEIMEEHTKAGIRDYSIFQNGAQFFYCFLCDDVEAAFVYLAESEVCNRWNAITSKMVVGSFDFREAVPIQPMREVFYLK
- a CDS encoding DUF2238 domain-containing protein, which produces MLTNPNIPFSRNWLLHLMIVVFAVYWGFTAISPTDRIQWIMESILPVIVVFVLAFTYKVFRFSNTSYLLMFIFLCLHTYGAHYTYQGTPFDMWLKASYHTQRSYYDRVVHFAFGLFWGYPFRELLTRAAAQRGFWSYAIPAAVVFSCSACFEIIEMVAAFVAGQKGEAYVGLQGDCFDTQKDMGLGLIGAIISMGMLAWFHHRHRTDDDKPLKRH
- a CDS encoding endonuclease/exonuclease/phosphatase family protein translates to MDITVMTFNLRVHVKQDGDNAWPNRITEAAEAIKKAGAAIVCTQEGTHAMLLDLQALLPDYAWLGDGRQGGHEDEHCAIFYHRGLLNPVECGNFGLSEFPEQLGYMSWNAGCPRICTWARLKQQDGQELFVFNTHLDHMSEEARTNGIQLIVERIRTMNGRDGIPAMLTGDFNCGPSSEVIGILTQAGLCDAFGEDKDVGRTWHDFNGGDTGEPIDYIFVTPEIEVNAINVDRSLYNGRYPSDHYPVVASLRL
- a CDS encoding MFS transporter; translated protein: MDYTANLTKLFALRFFSSLIPAYVIERLFWEERGMTIQMVVFTEIIYALTIVLLEIPTGIMADKWGRKRMLVLSAMLRCSEFLILLYATEFWHFALVVFLAGVSRSASSGSENALLYDSLKLQGKASTFEKQLGRLNACDFASAILAALCGSLLASKFSLELNYWISLGSTLIAFALSLLLIEPAAGSEDSSVEEAIPFKTYMAMSLRFFRTNPSVSIVLLSAMVTGAALGYIYEFWQLYVSRLGIPVIYFGVLSAAIMLLQLPGNLMAHVLIRWFSYKALIFMIMAVFAVGFTYVAISKDFIGLTAMLFICLFSGVMEPIASGYLHHRTNSSMRATIDSFQSLGENLVHTLAGLGFGYFASKYDVFGGYGFIALLCYAFLVWFIGASRKIE